Proteins encoded by one window of Aliivibrio wodanis:
- a CDS encoding putative uncharacterized phage protein produces MITSLKGVMRNAIEGWRCEVSKEFIAQKVASAYFKMGLPQEVDAQRKELLKVPGADDKNNTQNFFRYNERSSVEAKATIMDLLPAIISVMPVDRACTALNQFLNPLGFSVAAIGANQTQVSRDQLLAQFSKESGEALRSVLLLSENASIDQLRAAFKEVQESEGAHEPILNYLETLISNKK; encoded by the coding sequence ATGATAACCAGTTTAAAAGGCGTTATGCGTAACGCCATAGAAGGGTGGCGATGCGAAGTAAGCAAAGAGTTTATTGCTCAGAAAGTCGCAAGTGCATATTTCAAAATGGGCTTACCGCAAGAAGTCGATGCACAACGTAAAGAGCTGCTGAAAGTTCCTGGTGCGGATGACAAGAACAACACTCAAAACTTCTTTCGCTACAACGAACGAAGCAGTGTTGAAGCCAAAGCAACCATTATGGATTTATTGCCAGCCATTATCAGCGTCATGCCAGTGGATAGGGCGTGTACTGCATTAAACCAATTTTTAAATCCACTTGGGTTCTCTGTTGCTGCCATTGGAGCAAATCAAACTCAAGTAAGCCGAGATCAACTCTTGGCGCAATTTAGTAAAGAATCGGGTGAGGCACTTCGTTCTGTACTTCTGTTAAGCGAAAACGCAAGCATTGACCAGCTACGCGCCGCTTTTAAAGAAGTTCAAGAAAGCGAGGGCGCTCACGAGCCAATTTTAAATTATCTAGAAACTTTAATTTCTAATAAGAAATAA
- a CDS encoding putative uncharacterized phage protein, with the protein MSKIKEIRGGALLTQANLATKLGISASAISHFEKGRRFPDINTCWRIVTALNELGANCQFTDVFPNPMNINHTEKE; encoded by the coding sequence ATGTCAAAGATTAAAGAAATCAGGGGAGGTGCTCTATTAACTCAAGCAAATTTAGCGACAAAACTTGGTATCTCAGCTTCTGCAATCAGTCATTTTGAAAAAGGTCGTCGTTTCCCTGACATAAACACTTGTTGGCGAATCGTTACTGCATTGAATGAACTTGGGGCGAACTGCCAATTTACAGATGTATTCCCAAACCCGATGAATATTAATCATACGGAAAAAGAATAA
- a CDS encoding putative phage repressor protein CI, producing MKMNWTEMVKARLKELSVTQEALAEKIGVTPGGLGHWLNGRRDPSLEIIAKILKELRLDKLILNSDGSLEYPSLENTTPSPELAYKNSFPVISAVQAGAWTEACEPYSLNEVDEFLFTTEKANEHSFWLKVKGDSMTSNSSPSFPEGTAVLVDPCIEPESGKLVIAKLSDVNEATFKRLIIDAGQKYLKPLNPDYPMLPINGNCKIIGVVIDAKMKLF from the coding sequence ATGAAAATGAATTGGACTGAAATGGTGAAAGCTCGCCTAAAGGAGCTATCAGTAACTCAAGAAGCATTGGCTGAAAAAATCGGAGTTACCCCTGGAGGTTTGGGTCATTGGTTAAATGGACGACGTGACCCTAGTCTTGAAATCATAGCTAAGATTCTTAAAGAATTGAGGCTAGATAAGTTGATCCTAAATTCTGATGGTTCTCTTGAGTACCCATCTCTTGAAAATACAACACCATCACCAGAACTAGCGTATAAGAATAGCTTTCCAGTGATCAGTGCTGTACAAGCAGGAGCATGGACAGAGGCTTGTGAACCCTACTCTTTAAATGAGGTAGATGAGTTCCTATTCACCACAGAGAAGGCGAATGAGCATTCTTTTTGGCTGAAAGTTAAAGGTGATTCGATGACATCAAACTCATCGCCAAGCTTTCCTGAAGGAACTGCCGTTTTAGTCGACCCATGTATAGAACCGGAAAGTGGTAAATTAGTTATTGCCAAATTATCTGATGTGAATGAAGCGACATTTAAACGCTTAATCATTGATGCTGGGCAAAAATACCTTAAACCACTAAACCCTGATTACCCAATGCTTCCGATAAATGGAAACTGTAAGATCATTGGTGTCGTTATAGACGCCAAAATGAAACTGTTTTAA
- a CDS encoding putative uncharacterized phage protein → MKTLSLSHLSKLASTAEQVRQSITLGNIAVSQTAQNHPIRDEFKAFEVEAKSLLETFTAEVSDELISKIEKLQITAENINSRLSY, encoded by the coding sequence ATGAAAACACTTTCGTTAAGCCATTTATCAAAACTTGCCTCTACGGCTGAGCAAGTTCGCCAGAGTATTACTTTAGGCAATATTGCTGTAAGCCAGACGGCACAAAACCACCCTATCCGCGATGAGTTTAAGGCTTTTGAAGTTGAGGCAAAGTCGCTGTTGGAGACATTCACAGCAGAAGTAAGCGATGAGCTGATCTCAAAAATTGAGAAGCTGCAAATCACCGCTGAGAATATTAATAGCAGATTGAGTTATTGA
- a CDS encoding putative uncharacterized phage protein — MSNELNGFFTLIMSDLDDRERMWERYLKQRPHEQVCCQHHLATIGNIKRLTLSRARQFGLVVNDDPKILKQDEEFGVVDIDARRKQVKHIFLSQHLICLGEY, encoded by the coding sequence ATGAGTAATGAACTAAACGGATTCTTTACCCTAATTATGAGTGATTTGGATGATAGAGAACGTATGTGGGAGCGCTACTTGAAGCAACGCCCACATGAACAAGTTTGCTGTCAACATCACTTAGCAACAATTGGCAATATCAAAAGACTCACCTTAAGCCGAGCTAGGCAGTTTGGTCTTGTGGTGAATGATGATCCAAAAATACTCAAACAAGATGAAGAGTTTGGTGTTGTTGATATTGATGCCCGTAGAAAACAAGTAAAACATATTTTTCTATCTCAACATCTTATTTGTTTGGGGGAATACTGA
- a CDS encoding putative uncharacterized phage protein encodes MRGIVVARSLRENLVFVLVEDDCTITTFYTADCEDFQHRDFVTGDLHTLGGEDITNLSGEFITSAVVENIFARPKPIYLPYYELFSIPPNK; translated from the coding sequence ATGAGAGGCATTGTCGTTGCTCGCTCATTAAGGGAAAATCTAGTTTTCGTCTTAGTGGAAGATGACTGTACTATTACCACTTTCTACACTGCGGACTGTGAAGACTTCCAGCATAGAGATTTTGTTACTGGCGATCTGCATACTCTTGGTGGTGAGGATATAACGAACCTTAGTGGAGAGTTCATCACCTCTGCTGTTGTTGAAAACATCTTTGCCAGGCCAAAGCCAATATACCTTCCGTATTACGAGCTATTCAGTATTCCCCCAAACAAATAA
- a CDS encoding putative uncharacterized phage protein, with amino-acid sequence MSLLTYQNSQEAFIGKHIHAALQTDGYETSDINRGIQEALRFYRTTCTFTKGRVFDSCLAKARNLLKPIKKPTKKGKAA; translated from the coding sequence ATGAGTCTATTAACTTATCAAAACAGCCAAGAAGCGTTTATTGGCAAGCATATACATGCCGCTTTACAGACTGACGGCTATGAAACGTCTGATATTAACCGAGGCATTCAAGAAGCTCTCCGTTTCTATCGTACCACTTGTACTTTCACCAAAGGCCGAGTGTTTGATTCATGTTTAGCAAAAGCTCGCAATCTTCTTAAGCCAATTAAGAAGCCAACAAAGAAAGGTAAAGCAGCATGA
- a CDS encoding putative uncharacterized phage protein — MNPRHLEKIKKCFELGKSGNPNEAATALAMAHKLMRKYGLSEDDIDFIEMGATTTASKIQKKPVAYAVNLGTSIASSFKCEVLLQYSYHGNNFKFIGRKDTAMMSAYAFDVLFRQLKLARKAFLATVHTRTSKQNKTKRADCYCDGWVNSVVRNLDVEELPPEEKERITNYRKHIGSYTEKKAKSRQRKGGSISDYLTGSHDGKNVRVNTPIHGSEGERLCLQ, encoded by the coding sequence ATGAATCCGCGTCATTTAGAAAAAATCAAAAAGTGTTTTGAGCTTGGTAAATCAGGTAACCCAAACGAAGCTGCAACCGCTTTGGCAATGGCTCATAAATTAATGCGTAAATATGGTCTTTCTGAAGATGATATTGACTTTATTGAAATGGGAGCCACCACCACTGCTTCTAAGATCCAGAAAAAGCCAGTTGCTTACGCTGTAAATCTTGGGACAAGTATCGCCAGCTCGTTTAAGTGTGAGGTGCTTCTTCAGTATTCGTATCATGGAAATAATTTTAAATTCATCGGTAGAAAAGACACGGCCATGATGTCTGCTTATGCATTTGATGTGCTTTTTCGTCAATTGAAACTGGCTCGTAAAGCGTTCTTGGCTACTGTCCACACTCGCACTTCTAAACAGAATAAAACAAAGCGAGCAGATTGTTATTGTGACGGCTGGGTAAATTCTGTTGTACGTAACTTAGATGTTGAAGAGTTACCACCAGAAGAGAAAGAACGCATTACAAATTATCGTAAACACATTGGTTCATACACAGAGAAAAAGGCTAAATCAAGACAGCGCAAAGGCGGTTCTATCTCTGATTACCTTACAGGTTCTCATGATGGTAAGAACGTTCGCGTAAACACGCCAATACATGGTTCAGAAGGTGAACGACTATGCCTTCAATAG
- a CDS encoding putative uncharacterized phage protein: protein MPSIDKIKEQNRKRAQKLRNNKKKHGVIDLRVPLHSVEQNKLSKICEFFAFPDKAYSSEEALQSLIHRVYSEIPKIEDDLGMCEMCGEQLPQGCAKLKEGGLFKGDSNCFHTINRVRIFEPSKEASQ from the coding sequence ATGCCTTCAATAGACAAAATCAAAGAGCAGAATCGTAAACGCGCTCAAAAGTTACGTAACAACAAAAAGAAACACGGTGTGATTGATCTTCGCGTGCCTTTGCACTCTGTTGAGCAAAACAAGTTAAGCAAGATTTGTGAGTTCTTCGCCTTTCCTGATAAAGCGTATAGCAGTGAAGAAGCTCTCCAATCGTTAATTCATCGGGTTTATTCCGAGATACCAAAGATTGAAGATGATCTTGGTATGTGTGAAATGTGTGGTGAGCAATTGCCACAAGGTTGCGCCAAGTTGAAAGAAGGCGGCCTTTTTAAAGGCGATAGCAACTGTTTCCATACAATTAACCGTGTACGAATATTTGAACCAAGCAAGGAGGCTTCACAATGA
- a CDS encoding putative phage membrane protein gives MNNHTEILEKLKLLNALSQDGAAISGRYLEMTFVLEDRSAVDHLLTELEALNANLEAEFVSEQSGSIVRLSFKYLHLDNVDETFKSFFNRYFKLAVKGELSSQDSSFFIMDKNFNYDGVYNKFIALQQWVQLFKDVTRNYSLSNNDNKLSIYILEEIESDKKIKTHELLIENNKVLEVFDNISDFPLSYSFGEDETHAVEKKLVVKSALLKAFKRGRNQSVIINILKEPTDFNDYYITGYEYYINKYSFDKFFQSIEISKIEYFEKINAIIHDNQAKALSIPVVILGTSLLRSWNVMSAILIFTAMVLALYLVTLNLEHKISAIRDCIKSSKRVLYRLNENSTDDYNLKHSSKLVDSTYDEIKDRGTKAIALLKNIRFGVFMSSLVWLIYMVCFYLNSQGSGCPLSG, from the coding sequence ATGAATAATCACACTGAAATTCTAGAAAAACTAAAGTTATTAAATGCACTATCTCAAGATGGTGCAGCTATTAGTGGGCGTTATTTAGAAATGACGTTTGTTCTGGAAGATCGCTCGGCTGTAGATCATTTACTTACTGAATTAGAAGCATTAAATGCAAATTTGGAAGCTGAATTTGTTTCTGAGCAATCAGGTAGCATTGTTCGTTTAAGTTTTAAATATCTACATTTAGATAATGTAGATGAAACATTTAAATCTTTTTTTAATCGATACTTTAAGTTGGCGGTTAAAGGTGAGTTAAGCTCCCAAGACTCATCATTTTTCATTATGGATAAGAATTTTAATTACGATGGTGTCTATAATAAATTTATTGCGCTTCAACAGTGGGTTCAATTATTTAAAGATGTGACAAGAAATTATTCACTTAGTAATAATGATAATAAGTTGTCAATTTATATTCTTGAAGAAATTGAATCAGATAAGAAAATTAAAACACATGAGTTATTGATTGAAAACAATAAAGTGCTTGAGGTATTTGATAATATTTCAGATTTTCCATTAAGTTATTCTTTTGGAGAAGATGAAACTCATGCAGTAGAGAAAAAATTAGTAGTGAAATCAGCTCTTTTAAAAGCATTTAAAAGAGGTCGAAATCAGAGTGTTATAATAAACATACTCAAGGAACCTACTGATTTTAATGATTATTATATTACTGGCTATGAGTATTATATAAATAAATATTCGTTTGATAAATTTTTTCAATCAATAGAGATTTCTAAGATTGAGTATTTCGAAAAAATTAACGCTATTATTCATGATAATCAGGCTAAAGCTTTATCAATACCAGTAGTGATTTTAGGGACAAGTCTTTTACGTAGCTGGAATGTTATGTCTGCTATTTTAATTTTTACAGCTATGGTACTAGCATTGTATTTAGTTACTTTAAATTTAGAGCATAAAATATCAGCAATAAGAGATTGTATAAAGAGTTCTAAACGTGTTTTGTATCGTTTAAATGAGAATTCAACAGATGATTATAATTTAAAACATAGCTCTAAATTAGTTGATTCTACTTATGATGAGATCAAAGATAGAGGAACGAAAGCCATAGCCCTTCTTAAAAATATCCGATTCGGTGTTTTTATGTCTTCTTTAGTTTGGCTAATATATATGGTGTGTTTTTATTTAAATAGTCAGGGCTCGGGATGTCCATTATCTGGTTGA
- a CDS encoding putative uncharacterized phage protein, protein MFKVLNAIAYKGATSENNDDRDWNLSPGSSWDANSENVIKFVQKVHEKINSGSKEYSTFKADAAPRSFPTILSEYLEVDGGISFSAFHQNFTEHSLKRELKNSRLEDGAVIVFIHYQLLKEQSQVIGENGISERVAIDELEIIGDKFVVLMVRNTGALKFTSDLQISEVDVIDLKQFIQGCQIDLTRFLAHQASDTEEIDNFLSFIRGGADIRDYFKDAMFAEKGVTNKASCENLEKALHDFNSLHKASLNRTVRDVIEQKVYDFSEEKKGTLVTLEQVGAVVDQCIPNDYAELRGQFVVFANEGIYEINDEFELKSNIIKELVYVSLDVGFATLRLEKSSLGSSTDSSSRGIRFDDASNELTFTATITDPEQLRKIKNIIDE, encoded by the coding sequence ATGTTTAAAGTTTTGAACGCAATTGCATATAAAGGTGCGACTTCTGAAAATAATGATGATCGAGACTGGAATCTAAGTCCTGGTAGTTCATGGGATGCGAACTCTGAAAATGTGATTAAATTTGTTCAGAAAGTACATGAAAAAATAAACTCAGGAAGTAAGGAGTATTCAACATTTAAGGCTGATGCTGCACCTCGTTCGTTTCCAACAATTTTATCTGAATATTTAGAAGTTGATGGTGGGATCTCTTTTTCAGCTTTCCATCAAAATTTTACGGAGCACTCTTTAAAAAGAGAGTTAAAAAACTCAAGACTAGAAGATGGCGCGGTTATTGTTTTTATTCATTATCAACTCTTAAAAGAACAATCTCAAGTTATAGGAGAGAATGGGATTAGCGAAAGAGTGGCCATAGATGAATTAGAGATCATAGGTGATAAATTTGTGGTGCTGATGGTTCGTAATACTGGGGCTCTTAAATTTACGAGTGATTTACAAATTTCAGAAGTCGACGTTATCGATTTGAAGCAATTCATCCAGGGTTGTCAGATTGATTTGACTAGGTTCTTAGCTCATCAAGCATCTGATACTGAAGAAATAGATAACTTTCTCTCGTTTATTCGAGGTGGTGCTGATATTCGTGATTACTTTAAGGATGCAATGTTTGCAGAGAAAGGAGTTACAAATAAGGCAAGTTGTGAGAATTTGGAAAAAGCATTACATGATTTTAATTCACTTCATAAAGCAAGCTTAAATCGAACAGTAAGAGATGTGATTGAACAGAAAGTATATGACTTTTCAGAAGAAAAGAAAGGTACATTAGTTACATTAGAGCAAGTTGGTGCTGTTGTTGACCAATGTATTCCTAATGATTATGCAGAATTACGTGGACAGTTTGTTGTTTTTGCTAATGAAGGAATATATGAAATTAATGATGAATTTGAGCTAAAATCGAATATAATTAAAGAATTGGTATACGTTAGTTTGGATGTGGGTTTTGCTACATTAAGGCTTGAAAAAAGTTCATTAGGTTCAAGTACTGATAGTAGTAGTCGAGGTATTAGATTTGATGATGCAAGTAATGAATTAACGTTTACAGCAACTATTACAGATCCTGAACAACTGAGAAAAATTAAAAATATTATAGATGAATAA
- a CDS encoding putative phage integrase: MAITDAWLRATVNKPYKGKPEVTHRDGLGVRVSPKGKVTWIYRVLFRSKPIKLTLGQYPALKMREAIVLKDKKAELVMMGVDPRVGLNLSQTNVPTTINEIIDYWLENHAKDNILRWKPLIQMFDTDIRPYIGEYQAKHLELIDYMPVFRKARERVSPKHSANLMARFKQVLSFAVRHGLIKYNALSELKKTDVGVQSSVKKSKQSEEAVPVLWNAISEIHVHESNCNFLRLMMIFACRSNELRLAKKSDFDLDKLIWTVPEENNKTRKKNGGEIIRPIPKLAEEVIRFQMGIWQDHKIMFPPVISEDDRPMSANVPVAFGRTLADKIESMGYPRTTNHDMRRTARNIWESIGVKYHVAEVMLGHKVHTGVQSHYLDYNYLEEQREGYEKWCQIVDKSADFKNIL; this comes from the coding sequence ATGGCTATTACAGATGCGTGGTTAAGAGCCACAGTAAATAAACCTTACAAGGGTAAACCTGAAGTTACTCATCGAGACGGCTTAGGTGTGCGAGTTAGCCCCAAAGGTAAAGTTACCTGGATATATCGAGTTCTATTTAGAAGCAAACCAATTAAATTAACATTAGGTCAGTACCCAGCATTAAAAATGCGTGAAGCAATAGTTCTGAAAGATAAAAAAGCAGAGCTTGTAATGATGGGGGTTGATCCAAGAGTTGGGTTGAACCTTAGTCAAACTAATGTGCCTACGACAATCAATGAGATCATAGATTATTGGTTGGAAAACCACGCAAAAGATAACATCCTTCGTTGGAAACCATTAATTCAAATGTTTGATACTGATATTCGTCCCTATATCGGCGAGTATCAAGCAAAGCACTTAGAGCTGATAGATTACATGCCAGTGTTTAGAAAAGCCCGTGAGCGTGTCAGCCCGAAGCATTCAGCCAACCTAATGGCACGATTTAAACAAGTCCTTTCATTTGCGGTTCGTCACGGCCTAATTAAATACAATGCTCTCTCAGAACTAAAGAAAACAGATGTAGGTGTTCAAAGCAGCGTTAAAAAAAGCAAACAAAGTGAAGAAGCGGTTCCTGTGCTTTGGAATGCCATCTCAGAAATACATGTTCATGAAAGCAACTGTAACTTTTTACGTTTAATGATGATCTTTGCTTGTCGTAGTAATGAGCTGCGTTTAGCGAAAAAGAGTGATTTCGATTTAGATAAGTTGATATGGACAGTACCAGAAGAGAATAATAAGACTCGTAAGAAAAATGGAGGAGAGATTATCCGTCCTATCCCAAAATTGGCTGAAGAGGTTATCCGTTTTCAAATGGGGATATGGCAAGATCATAAAATCATGTTTCCACCAGTAATTAGTGAAGACGATAGACCAATGTCGGCCAATGTTCCTGTCGCGTTTGGAAGGACATTAGCAGATAAAATAGAAAGCATGGGTTACCCGAGAACGACTAACCACGACATGAGACGAACGGCTCGTAATATTTGGGAGTCGATAGGGGTTAAATACCATGTAGCCGAGGTGATGTTAGGCCATAAGGTGCATACAGGCGTACAAAGCCACTATCTTGATTATAACTATCTTGAAGAGCAGCGAGAAGGTTATGAAAAGTGGTGTCAAATAGTAGATAAATCAGCAGATTTCAAAAATATTCTTTAG
- a CDS encoding putative sporulation-control protein, which produces MFKKLKASLGIGATKVDTILENPELSQGDTLIGTVHIQGGDIEQQIDAIHLKLNTEVKVESDNGTSYQTLTLFHTQAVNPFVIQAGEKQEMPFTINLPDETPITALNVRNNHCDVWIETVLDIDFAIDPTDRDLLVVKPMPVATAIINQIEQAGFSMVKADVEKGYLNGGHFKSHSGGYQEIEFRSNGFINKKEIELSFILDGQVLHCLAEVDRSMGFNRGDQYVSFSLNTNASSADIHHAVQKILRV; this is translated from the coding sequence ATGTTTAAAAAATTAAAAGCTTCATTAGGTATAGGTGCCACAAAGGTAGATACCATTTTAGAAAACCCAGAGTTATCTCAAGGTGACACGTTAATAGGGACTGTTCATATCCAAGGTGGCGATATTGAACAGCAAATTGATGCGATTCATTTGAAACTGAATACCGAGGTGAAAGTAGAAAGTGATAATGGCACCAGTTATCAAACGTTAACTCTATTTCATACTCAGGCAGTAAATCCCTTTGTAATTCAAGCGGGGGAGAAACAGGAAATGCCATTCACCATTAACCTACCTGATGAAACTCCAATTACAGCGCTTAATGTGCGAAATAATCATTGTGATGTTTGGATTGAAACTGTACTGGATATTGATTTTGCGATAGACCCAACAGACCGTGATCTATTAGTCGTCAAACCTATGCCTGTCGCTACAGCAATTATTAATCAAATTGAACAAGCTGGGTTTAGTATGGTAAAAGCAGATGTAGAGAAGGGCTACCTTAATGGTGGCCACTTTAAATCTCATTCAGGCGGCTATCAAGAGATTGAATTTAGAAGTAACGGATTCATCAATAAAAAAGAGATAGAGTTGTCATTTATTCTTGATGGGCAAGTTCTTCACTGTTTAGCAGAAGTGGATCGCTCGATGGGCTTTAATCGTGGTGATCAATATGTGTCGTTTTCACTAAATACGAATGCATCAAGTGCAGATATTCATCATGCGGTACAAAAAATCTTGCGTGTGTAG
- a CDS encoding methyl-accepting chemotaxis protein encodes MNLGFKSRIYVGVGVLVAASLIVLGTLNILAMRDNMIEGLEAKTSDKLSFHVAELEQMMAFKTQAIKNGAKSFNRELSDEANQGLVELLAESASLSNVIMTYQDGRTFMSLDGEKYDFRQRDWYQDAKNARDVIVTGVYQDQLTQQKVVSVTIPVTQDGQVIGVLLGDIQLGDVISAVSNMRFAGGAATLTDKNAVFFASDDPNDLGKKPSQISENFVDMERAFFSQQLGHLSFPYLGIQFDGYFERVNLTPDMYWTLMVFVDQESALTEVYTAMNESLVTGGLLLFVSCGAIFVILQYAYRPLLKLKSAVLDLSHGTGDLTQRLNIEGNDDLAQISQGFNRFVENLQEMMLHISQASQNISVSAKQLGTTARENEVRLVTHSSETEQVVTAITEMSESARTVAGNVNQSNRITEEASKEAESSLGIVNNAVSTVSALVIEVEEMSSNIIRMNQDANKISNVLNVIGEISEQTNLLALNAAIEAARAGEQGRGFAVVADEVRALAGRTQNSTMEISDMLNQLLSGTESVVKAMDSTKKQCQETADKTAEVSESLTVMSTSVQEIDDVSTQIAAATEEQSTVAEELSRNMLSIRDIVESLVSSGQQTVQATELLNDTNDDLKRQVANFKLS; translated from the coding sequence ATGAATTTAGGCTTTAAATCGAGAATTTACGTTGGGGTTGGGGTGCTTGTCGCCGCTTCACTCATCGTGTTAGGAACGCTTAATATACTGGCGATGAGAGACAATATGATTGAAGGTTTGGAGGCAAAAACTTCTGATAAGCTCAGTTTTCATGTTGCAGAACTAGAACAGATGATGGCGTTTAAGACTCAGGCTATTAAGAATGGAGCGAAAAGCTTTAATCGCGAACTTAGTGATGAAGCCAATCAAGGTTTAGTTGAACTTTTGGCGGAGAGTGCGTCGCTCTCTAATGTCATCATGACTTATCAAGATGGCCGTACCTTTATGTCATTAGATGGTGAGAAATATGATTTTCGTCAGCGTGATTGGTATCAAGACGCAAAAAATGCTCGTGACGTTATTGTTACAGGTGTATATCAAGATCAATTGACCCAACAGAAAGTGGTTAGCGTCACGATACCTGTAACTCAAGACGGGCAAGTTATCGGTGTATTGCTTGGTGATATACAGCTAGGTGATGTAATAAGTGCAGTAAGTAATATGCGCTTTGCTGGTGGTGCAGCAACATTGACGGATAAGAACGCGGTATTTTTTGCTAGTGATGATCCGAATGATCTAGGAAAAAAACCATCACAAATTAGCGAAAATTTTGTAGATATGGAGCGAGCCTTTTTTTCTCAGCAATTAGGTCATTTAAGTTTTCCTTACCTAGGGATTCAGTTTGATGGCTATTTTGAACGCGTTAATCTTACCCCCGATATGTATTGGACTTTGATGGTGTTTGTTGATCAAGAAAGTGCTCTAACAGAGGTTTATACGGCAATGAATGAGTCGCTAGTGACTGGAGGGTTACTGTTGTTTGTAAGTTGTGGTGCTATTTTTGTTATTTTACAATACGCTTATCGACCGCTACTGAAATTAAAAAGCGCAGTATTAGATCTCTCTCATGGTACTGGCGATCTCACCCAGCGGCTTAACATAGAAGGCAATGACGATTTAGCTCAAATAAGTCAGGGCTTTAATCGATTTGTAGAGAATCTACAAGAAATGATGCTGCATATTTCTCAAGCAAGCCAAAATATTTCAGTTAGTGCTAAGCAATTAGGTACTACAGCGCGAGAAAACGAAGTAAGGCTTGTAACTCATTCAAGTGAAACAGAACAAGTGGTTACCGCAATTACAGAGATGAGTGAAAGCGCACGAACGGTTGCTGGAAATGTAAATCAATCGAATCGAATCACTGAAGAGGCAAGTAAAGAAGCTGAATCTTCGTTGGGTATTGTTAATAACGCGGTTAGTACAGTCAGTGCATTAGTGATCGAGGTGGAGGAGATGTCCAGTAATATTATTCGTATGAATCAAGACGCTAATAAGATCAGTAATGTACTTAATGTGATCGGTGAAATCTCTGAACAAACTAATTTACTGGCGCTAAATGCGGCCATTGAAGCTGCTCGTGCGGGTGAGCAAGGACGTGGTTTCGCGGTAGTTGCTGATGAAGTTCGTGCCCTTGCTGGCAGAACACAAAACAGCACTATGGAAATTTCAGACATGCTTAATCAATTACTTAGTGGGACAGAGAGTGTTGTGAAAGCGATGGACTCAACCAAAAAGCAATGCCAAGAGACTGCCGACAAGACTGCAGAAGTATCTGAGAGCTTGACCGTGATGAGTACTTCAGTGCAAGAAATCGATGATGTTAGTACTCAGATAGCTGCAGCCACAGAAGAGCAGAGCACTGTGGCTGAAGAGCTCAGTCGTAATATGCTTTCAATTCGAGACATTGTTGAGTCATTAGTAAGTAGTGGTCAACAAACAGTGCAAGCGACCGAGTTACTTAATGATACGAATGATGATCTCAAGCGTCAAGTAGCCAATTTTAAATTGAGTTAG